Proteins co-encoded in one Kribbella qitaiheensis genomic window:
- a CDS encoding peptidoglycan-binding protein, translating into MLAASGVLTAVLLTRSDSSQATDKKAVDLPPNTAKVTRQTLTDTETVDGELGYGTTTAAASRTPGTITWLPDSGQALSRGQALFKVNNKPTSIMYGALPAYRRLAVDSEGQDVRQLEQNLKALGYTGFTVDDEYTSATASAVEEWQEDRGLDETGVVELGQVVFTGGPVRVDSLSAQEGAPTAPGQTVLTYTGTTKAVTVELDAADQRLAKRNGNVSVTLPDDSTVAGRIDEVSTKIVPAESPDKEPETKIELVVAISNQKAAAPASVDVVFTASERKNVLTVPVAALLALQEGGFGVQVTGTGSQYTPVKTGMFANGRVEISGAGIAAGVSVGVPK; encoded by the coding sequence ATGCTCGCAGCGAGCGGCGTACTGACGGCTGTCCTGCTCACCCGATCGGACAGCAGCCAGGCCACCGACAAGAAGGCTGTCGACCTACCGCCCAACACCGCCAAGGTGACTCGCCAGACGCTCACGGACACCGAGACCGTCGACGGCGAGCTCGGATACGGCACGACGACAGCAGCAGCCAGCCGTACTCCTGGAACCATCACCTGGCTTCCTGACAGCGGGCAGGCGCTCAGCCGCGGACAAGCGCTCTTCAAGGTGAACAACAAGCCCACCAGCATCATGTACGGCGCACTGCCGGCGTACCGGCGGCTTGCGGTCGACAGCGAAGGGCAGGATGTCCGCCAGCTCGAGCAGAACCTCAAGGCGCTGGGCTACACCGGGTTCACGGTCGACGACGAATACACGTCCGCAACAGCCTCGGCGGTCGAGGAATGGCAGGAGGACCGCGGTCTGGACGAGACCGGGGTCGTGGAGCTCGGCCAAGTCGTCTTCACCGGCGGCCCGGTGCGGGTGGACAGCCTTTCGGCCCAAGAGGGTGCACCGACGGCGCCAGGCCAGACCGTACTGACGTACACCGGCACCACCAAGGCGGTCACGGTCGAGCTCGACGCGGCGGATCAGCGCTTGGCGAAGCGGAACGGAAATGTGTCGGTGACGTTGCCTGACGACAGTACGGTCGCGGGCCGGATCGACGAGGTGTCCACGAAGATCGTGCCCGCCGAGTCGCCGGACAAGGAGCCGGAAACGAAGATCGAGCTTGTTGTTGCCATTAGCAACCAGAAGGCGGCCGCACCGGCGTCGGTCGACGTGGTGTTCACGGCGTCCGAGCGGAAGAACGTCCTGACCGTGCCGGTCGCGGCTCTGCTCGCGTTGCAGGAGGGCGGCTTCGGCGTCCAAGTGACCGGCACCGGCTCGCAGTACACGCCGGTGAAGACAGGGATGTTCGCGAACGGCCGGGTCGAGATCAGCGGTGCGGGGATCGCGGCCGGCGTGAGTGTGGGGGTGCCGA
- a CDS encoding RNA polymerase sigma factor: protein MQSGSISVAEVAGVFRAEHGRAVAVLARVFGDLEIAEDAVQEAFAAAVEKWPAAGLPPSPAGWIITTARNRAIDRLRRESSREDKHAQAALLHAQGEPVEEGVVRDDRLRLIFTCCHPALALNVRVALTLRLLGGLTTTEIARAFLVPEPTMAQRLVRAKAKIRTAGIPYRVPYEADLPERVRGVLAVVYLIFNEGYAASSGDELIRSELCLEAIRLGRLLVELMPDEPEAVGLLALMLLQESRRPARVGPDGSLVLLAQQDRSLWDRALVLEGQDLVRRCLRRDAPGPYQLQAAINAVHSDAPSTSTTAWDQIVQLYDQLLTFTPTPVVALNRAVAVAEVDGPEAALALVDELDLGNYYLFHAIRADLLKRLDRKAAARAAYAAAIPLTTNTAERTFLTHQQSTL from the coding sequence ATGCAGTCGGGCAGCATTTCGGTGGCGGAGGTCGCGGGCGTCTTCCGTGCTGAGCACGGGCGGGCGGTCGCGGTACTGGCTCGGGTTTTCGGGGATCTGGAGATCGCCGAGGACGCAGTACAGGAGGCCTTCGCGGCGGCGGTGGAGAAGTGGCCGGCAGCAGGGCTGCCGCCGAGTCCGGCCGGCTGGATCATCACGACGGCGCGGAATCGTGCGATCGATCGGCTGCGGCGGGAGTCGTCGCGGGAGGACAAGCACGCGCAAGCGGCGTTGCTGCATGCCCAGGGCGAGCCAGTGGAGGAGGGTGTCGTGCGCGATGACCGGCTGCGGTTGATCTTCACGTGCTGCCACCCGGCGCTGGCTCTGAACGTCCGGGTCGCGCTGACCCTGCGGCTGCTCGGCGGGCTCACCACCACCGAGATCGCGCGTGCTTTCCTGGTCCCCGAGCCGACGATGGCGCAACGACTGGTCCGCGCGAAGGCGAAGATCCGGACCGCGGGGATTCCGTACCGGGTTCCTTATGAGGCGGATCTGCCCGAGCGCGTCCGCGGCGTACTGGCTGTCGTGTACCTGATCTTCAACGAGGGGTACGCCGCGTCGTCCGGCGATGAGCTGATCCGGTCGGAGCTCTGCCTCGAGGCGATCCGGCTCGGGCGGCTCCTGGTCGAACTGATGCCCGACGAACCCGAGGCTGTCGGCCTGCTCGCCCTCATGCTCCTCCAGGAATCGCGCCGACCCGCGCGAGTCGGGCCCGATGGTTCGCTGGTCTTATTGGCTCAACAAGACCGGTCCCTCTGGGATCGCGCGTTGGTTCTGGAGGGCCAAGACCTCGTACGCCGGTGCCTTCGCCGAGACGCGCCAGGCCCGTACCAGCTCCAGGCCGCGATCAACGCAGTCCACAGCGACGCACCTAGTACATCGACAACGGCATGGGACCAGATCGTCCAGCTCTACGACCAACTCCTCACCTTCACCCCGACCCCAGTCGTCGCCCTGAATCGCGCGGTAGCGGTCGCGGAAGTCGACGGACCCGAAGCGGCCCTCGCGCTAGTCGACGAACTCGATCTCGGCAACTACTACCTCTTCCACGCCATCCGAGCCGACCTCCTCAAACGCCTAGACAGGAAGGCCGCCGCACGCGCCGCATACGCCGCAGCCATCCCCCTCACCACCAACACGGCTGAACGCACCTTCCTGACCCACCAACAGTCCACCCTCTAG
- the nuoK gene encoding NADH-quinone oxidoreductase subunit NuoK, which produces MPLILPLLLAVLLFCLGVYGVLARRNAITMLMSFELMLNAVNLNLVAFDAWRLDGLATGQTLAVFVITLAAAEIGLGLAIVLLLFRGHGHVDADAARDLRERPELQENEL; this is translated from the coding sequence ATGCCGTTGATCCTGCCGCTGTTGCTGGCGGTGCTGCTGTTCTGCCTCGGCGTGTACGGCGTGCTCGCGCGTCGCAACGCGATCACGATGCTGATGTCCTTCGAGCTGATGCTGAACGCGGTGAACCTCAACCTGGTCGCTTTCGACGCCTGGCGACTCGATGGCCTGGCGACGGGGCAGACCCTCGCGGTCTTCGTGATCACCCTGGCCGCCGCTGAGATCGGACTCGGCCTCGCGATCGTGTTGCTGTTGTTCCGCGGCCACGGCCATGTCGACGCCGACGCGGCTCGTGACCTGCGTGAGCGGCCCGAGCTTCAGGAGAACGAGCTGTGA
- a CDS encoding methylenetetrahydrofolate reductase translates to MAEGFELICEVEPPTRPDLKKVRHQIGVLSPIADAFLIPDNHIGRATVSSVAVANEVQGMGARGIACLNSRDRNLLGFRRDLLTAAAYGVEQFLFVHGDEPTAGARTSQLTVRTMIEEARATSFPGIAPFQVGAATRLRPVPAWKAEADFLYVQVSYSLEDLLRWRDSITVDIPVYAGVMVLASAKMAHNLAALPQLTIPDTLIASVEQDPDAGIDAACDHILQIRASGAFDGVHLIPVSRYRQVAARLERDL, encoded by the coding sequence ATGGCTGAAGGATTCGAATTGATCTGTGAGGTGGAGCCGCCGACGCGGCCCGATCTGAAAAAGGTGCGGCACCAGATCGGCGTACTGAGCCCGATCGCGGACGCCTTCCTGATCCCCGACAACCACATCGGCCGGGCGACGGTGTCCAGCGTCGCCGTGGCCAACGAAGTACAGGGGATGGGTGCCCGCGGCATCGCCTGCCTGAACTCCCGCGACCGGAACCTGCTCGGTTTCCGCCGCGACCTGCTCACGGCTGCGGCGTACGGCGTGGAGCAGTTCCTCTTCGTCCACGGCGACGAACCGACCGCCGGTGCCCGGACCAGCCAACTCACCGTCCGCACGATGATCGAAGAGGCCCGCGCCACGTCCTTCCCCGGCATCGCCCCGTTCCAGGTCGGCGCGGCAACCCGCCTCCGCCCCGTCCCCGCTTGGAAAGCAGAGGCCGACTTCCTCTACGTCCAGGTCAGCTACTCCTTGGAGGACCTTCTGCGCTGGCGGGACAGCATCACCGTCGACATCCCCGTGTACGCCGGCGTCATGGTCCTCGCCAGCGCCAAAATGGCCCACAACCTGGCCGCCCTACCTCAACTCACAATCCCCGACACCCTGATCGCCTCGGTCGAGCAGGACCCCGACGCCGGCATCGACGCAGCCTGCGACCACATCCTCCAGATCAGAGCCAGCGGCGCCTTCGACGGCGTGCACCTGATCCCCGTGAGCCGCTACCGCCAAGTCGCCGCCCGCCTGGAACGCGACCTCTAA
- a CDS encoding NADH-quinone oxidoreductase subunit J family protein — protein MTTALFSIAGAVAVAAAVVVVTTRRIVHAALWLVVALGAVAGCFGALHAEFVALVQILVYVGAIVVLVLFALMLTKAPTNPLPALTTRRSPFAAVVAGALFLLLGTGIVIAFGNEKIKPVPAGSAEDIGTAVFRVWVLPFEVLSVLLLAALIGAIVLSQRSGKLSEPDETVSSSVKGDD, from the coding sequence GTGACCACTGCGCTCTTCTCCATCGCGGGGGCGGTGGCAGTGGCGGCGGCGGTGGTCGTCGTCACCACGCGCCGAATCGTGCACGCGGCCCTCTGGTTGGTAGTTGCCCTCGGCGCGGTAGCCGGTTGCTTCGGGGCACTGCACGCCGAGTTCGTCGCGCTCGTTCAGATCCTGGTCTACGTCGGCGCGATCGTAGTACTGGTCCTCTTCGCCCTGATGCTCACGAAGGCGCCGACGAATCCGTTGCCGGCATTGACGACAAGACGCAGCCCGTTCGCCGCTGTAGTAGCCGGCGCACTCTTTCTCCTCCTCGGCACCGGCATAGTCATTGCCTTCGGCAACGAAAAGATCAAGCCGGTACCAGCTGGATCGGCCGAAGACATCGGTACTGCGGTGTTCCGCGTCTGGGTGCTCCCGTTCGAGGTTTTGTCGGTGTTGTTGCTGGCGGCATTGATCGGCGCGATCGTCCTTTCGCAACGGTCCGGAAAACTGTCGGAGCCAGATGAGACGGTGTCGTCCTCGGTGAAGGGGGACGACTGA
- a CDS encoding NADH-quinone oxidoreductase subunit 5 family protein, translated as MIATASRVIGVGFSLLVILTAALLHGVDPQQVELAGSYVGIHIYVDFAVRTDDLTVLMLAVVGVVSACVQLYSIGYLEKRVASYTALVTLFTAAMVTVVISDSLFLLLIGWEVMGVCSYLLIGHYWERQDARSGAMKAFLMTRLGDVGFLFGIFVLGLAGDTFRISGLRADEMSSPALTAGTLLLLVGVVGKSAQVPLQTWLPDAMPGPSPVSALIHAATMVAAGVFLIARLYDLFTAADATLTVLAIVACVTMLFAALCAMAAVEVKRVLAWSTVSQLAIMFAGLSLGTKDGRHAALFHLLTHAAFKGLLFLCAGVLLHQVGSAAFVVLRRYTRRGALRRAMPVTFVTMTIGLGALAGVPGLAGFFSKDSVVEAAWDHARDGSTLGWVVLMSVCVTAAMTAFYCVRLWLWVFFRTPALAGALGAFEADDPMADLEDPDLSKLHEPSWLMLAPLVVLAIGAAGLGYVDGVHVNWVIALVTTVLALFGALPAYSLWQRGADPRPVLLEREFGVDTAYQRLFVVPVRWFAKLAVGGDRDVIGGYVRATGRAGTLASEGFRRLQTGNVQTYLTAAVVGVVALAVLAGVIGS; from the coding sequence GTGATCGCGACCGCCTCGCGGGTGATCGGCGTCGGCTTCTCCCTGCTGGTCATCCTGACCGCCGCCCTGCTGCACGGCGTGGATCCACAGCAGGTCGAGCTCGCCGGCAGCTACGTAGGCATCCACATCTACGTCGATTTCGCCGTCCGGACCGACGACCTGACCGTGCTGATGCTCGCCGTCGTCGGAGTCGTCTCGGCCTGCGTGCAGCTCTACTCGATCGGCTACCTCGAGAAACGCGTCGCGTCGTACACGGCGCTCGTCACCCTCTTCACCGCGGCGATGGTGACTGTCGTCATCTCGGACAGCCTGTTCCTGCTGCTGATCGGCTGGGAGGTGATGGGCGTCTGCTCGTACCTGCTGATCGGTCACTACTGGGAGCGCCAGGACGCCCGGTCCGGCGCGATGAAGGCGTTCCTGATGACCCGGCTCGGCGATGTCGGCTTCCTGTTCGGCATCTTCGTGCTCGGCCTGGCCGGCGACACCTTCCGGATCTCCGGCCTCCGCGCCGACGAGATGTCGTCACCCGCTCTGACCGCCGGGACCTTGCTGCTGCTCGTCGGCGTGGTCGGCAAGTCTGCTCAAGTTCCCTTGCAGACCTGGCTCCCCGACGCGATGCCGGGCCCGAGCCCGGTCAGCGCACTGATCCACGCAGCCACGATGGTCGCCGCCGGTGTCTTCCTGATAGCCCGCCTGTACGACTTGTTCACCGCGGCCGACGCGACGCTCACCGTGCTCGCGATCGTCGCTTGCGTGACGATGCTGTTCGCCGCACTCTGCGCGATGGCCGCGGTCGAGGTGAAGCGGGTGCTCGCCTGGTCGACCGTGAGTCAACTCGCGATCATGTTCGCCGGCCTCTCGCTCGGCACCAAGGACGGCCGGCACGCCGCGTTGTTCCACCTGCTCACCCACGCTGCCTTCAAGGGCCTCCTCTTCCTCTGTGCCGGTGTCCTGCTGCATCAGGTCGGCAGTGCGGCATTCGTCGTACTCCGGCGCTACACCCGCCGTGGTGCGCTGCGTAGGGCGATGCCGGTCACTTTCGTCACGATGACGATCGGCCTCGGCGCGCTCGCCGGCGTACCAGGCCTGGCCGGGTTCTTCTCCAAGGACTCGGTGGTCGAAGCAGCCTGGGACCACGCGCGCGACGGCTCCACGCTCGGCTGGGTCGTGCTGATGTCGGTCTGCGTGACCGCCGCGATGACTGCCTTCTACTGCGTACGCCTCTGGCTCTGGGTCTTCTTCCGTACGCCGGCGCTCGCGGGCGCCCTGGGAGCGTTCGAGGCCGACGATCCGATGGCGGATCTGGAGGACCCCGACCTGTCGAAGCTGCACGAGCCTTCCTGGCTGATGCTGGCTCCACTGGTGGTGCTGGCCATCGGAGCCGCCGGGCTGGGGTACGTCGACGGAGTCCACGTGAACTGGGTGATCGCGCTGGTGACCACCGTGCTGGCGCTGTTCGGCGCACTCCCGGCGTACTCGCTGTGGCAGCGTGGCGCGGATCCACGGCCGGTCCTGCTGGAACGCGAGTTCGGCGTCGATACGGCGTACCAGCGGCTGTTCGTAGTGCCGGTGCGGTGGTTCGCGAAGCTTGCGGTCGGTGGTGATCGGGACGTGATCGGTGGGTACGTCCGGGCGACCGGGCGGGCCGGGACGCTCGCATCCGAAGGTTTCCGGCGTTTGCAGACCGGAAACGTCCAGACGTATCTGACCGCGGCCGTGGTCGGAGTGGTCGCGCTCGCGGTCCTGGCGGGGGTGATCGGCTCGTGA
- a CDS encoding sensor histidine kinase, translated as MKLLPRHLTLRARLTLIYGGLFMAAGVLLLGLTYALFSQQLSSDHRVIVKGTYLSPPPSGATPTAKPSDKSLVVLNSAGDVLTGPDAERVMNEQRDQLRSAATKSLLTEGGIALLLVGGLAAGSGWLVAGRVLAPLHRVTDTARRIATAPAAGRGLHERIALRGPDDEVKNLADAFDTMVERLDHSFDGQRRFVANASHELRTPLTLGRALVEIAMHRRSASDDVKQLGESLLAINDRHEQLISGLLLLADSEKELTARYPVNLADVSSHVVAQLTREAAAAEVEVRAEPGDAPTTGDALLLERLVHNLVENAIRHNHAGGWVELTSRTTDQDQVEVKVANSGPDVPAYEVEGLFKPFHRLSGNRLVGAKGAGLGLSIVRSVAEAHGGSVRADPRRGGGLVVVATLPVDPG; from the coding sequence GTGAAGCTGCTACCGCGTCACCTCACCCTCCGCGCCCGGCTGACCTTGATCTACGGCGGCCTGTTCATGGCGGCCGGCGTGCTGCTGCTCGGCCTCACCTATGCACTGTTCAGTCAGCAGCTCTCGTCGGACCATCGCGTGATCGTCAAGGGCACCTATCTGTCGCCTCCTCCGAGCGGTGCCACACCGACAGCCAAGCCCTCGGACAAAAGCCTGGTGGTGCTCAACAGCGCGGGCGACGTGCTGACCGGACCCGATGCCGAGCGGGTGATGAACGAACAGCGCGACCAGTTGCGATCGGCCGCCACCAAATCCCTGCTGACCGAGGGCGGGATCGCCTTGCTGCTGGTCGGCGGACTGGCAGCCGGCTCCGGCTGGCTGGTGGCAGGCCGGGTGCTCGCGCCCCTGCATCGCGTCACCGACACCGCTCGCCGGATCGCGACGGCTCCGGCGGCCGGACGGGGACTGCACGAGCGGATCGCCCTGCGCGGGCCGGACGACGAGGTGAAGAACCTCGCCGACGCGTTCGACACGATGGTGGAACGGCTGGACCACTCGTTCGACGGCCAGCGCCGGTTCGTGGCGAACGCCTCCCACGAACTCCGTACGCCGCTCACCCTCGGCCGGGCGCTCGTCGAGATCGCGATGCACCGGCGATCGGCCTCCGACGACGTGAAGCAACTGGGTGAGAGCCTGCTGGCGATCAACGACCGGCACGAGCAGCTGATCAGCGGGCTGCTGCTGCTCGCCGATTCCGAGAAGGAACTGACAGCCAGATACCCGGTGAACCTGGCCGACGTCAGCAGCCACGTGGTGGCTCAGCTGACGCGCGAGGCCGCCGCTGCCGAAGTCGAAGTACGGGCCGAGCCGGGCGACGCGCCGACCACCGGGGACGCGCTGCTGCTCGAACGGCTGGTCCACAACCTGGTCGAGAACGCCATCCGGCACAACCACGCGGGTGGCTGGGTCGAGCTCACCAGCCGGACCACCGATCAGGATCAGGTCGAGGTGAAGGTGGCGAACAGCGGGCCCGACGTACCGGCGTACGAGGTCGAGGGGCTGTTCAAGCCGTTCCACCGGCTGAGCGGCAACCGGCTGGTCGGCGCGAAAGGGGCCGGGCTGGGGTTGTCGATCGTCCGTTCCGTGGCCGAGGCTCATGGTGGATCGGTGCGTGCCGATCCTCGCCGAGGCGGTGGGTTGGTGGTGGTCGCGACGCTGCCTGTCGATCCGGGCTGA
- a CDS encoding response regulator transcription factor yields the protein MRVLVAEDEPLLAAAIAEWLRDEAHAVDLAPDGSAALERLTVNEYDVLVLDRDLPRVHGDDVCRELVASGSTTRVLMLTAAAAINDRVEGLGIGADDYLTKPFAFAELAARVQALGRRSRPADPPVLRRNGLTLDPARHEVFRDGRYVPLAKKEFAVLAELLRADGATVSAEQLLEKAWDEHVDPFTGAVRLTILKLRRKLGEPAVVETVTGVGYRIP from the coding sequence ATGCGGGTACTGGTGGCCGAGGACGAACCGTTGCTCGCGGCAGCGATCGCGGAGTGGCTGCGGGACGAGGCGCATGCCGTCGATCTGGCGCCGGACGGTTCGGCGGCGCTCGAACGCCTGACGGTCAACGAGTACGACGTACTGGTGCTGGACCGGGATCTCCCGCGGGTGCACGGGGACGACGTCTGCCGCGAACTGGTGGCGTCCGGATCGACGACGCGGGTCCTGATGCTGACCGCGGCGGCGGCGATCAACGACCGGGTGGAGGGTCTCGGGATCGGCGCCGACGACTACCTCACGAAGCCGTTCGCGTTCGCCGAGCTGGCGGCCCGCGTCCAGGCGCTGGGCCGCCGGAGCCGCCCGGCCGATCCGCCCGTACTACGTCGCAACGGGCTGACCCTGGATCCGGCGCGGCACGAGGTGTTCCGGGACGGCCGCTATGTGCCGCTCGCGAAGAAGGAGTTCGCGGTACTGGCCGAGCTGCTCCGGGCCGACGGGGCGACGGTGTCCGCCGAGCAGTTGCTGGAGAAGGCCTGGGACGAACATGTCGACCCGTTCACCGGCGCGGTGCGGCTGACCATTCTCAAACTGCGCCGCAAACTCGGCGAGCCCGCGGTCGTGGAGACCGTCACCGGAGTGGGGTACCGGATTCCGTGA
- a CDS encoding YciI family protein: MKQYLLGIYQPDGPIPEPSVLEPIMTNLASWNDELREAGSWVFSAGLHPPESSTVLRASGDEVLVTDGPFTEGKEHLGGFTVIQVEDLDEALLWARKLTRILEPLSVEVRPFT, from the coding sequence ATGAAGCAGTATCTGCTCGGCATCTACCAGCCGGATGGGCCGATTCCGGAGCCGTCGGTGCTGGAACCGATCATGACGAACCTCGCTAGCTGGAATGACGAGCTGCGCGAAGCCGGGTCCTGGGTGTTCAGCGCCGGTCTTCATCCGCCGGAGTCATCGACCGTACTGCGTGCTTCGGGTGACGAGGTGCTCGTCACGGACGGCCCGTTCACGGAAGGCAAGGAGCACCTCGGCGGCTTCACCGTCATCCAGGTCGAGGACCTCGACGAAGCATTGCTCTGGGCTCGCAAACTCACCCGGATTCTCGAGCCCCTGTCCGTAGAAGTCAGGCCTTTCACCTGA